One window from the genome of Pelobates fuscus isolate aPelFus1 chromosome 13, aPelFus1.pri, whole genome shotgun sequence encodes:
- the LOC134583429 gene encoding cytochrome P450 1B1-like yields MEAIDQVSEPWMDWKEKIQPALIFSFAFLICLEACMWVRSHGQKNTPPGPFPWPLMGNVMQLGQMPHLTFCKMAQKYGNVFQIRLGRHDIIVLNGESTIKQALIKYGAEFAGRPNFTSFQVVSGGKSMAFGRYTNLWKAHKRIAHSTLRAFSTINTDTTRLFEQHVSAEVQDLIRIFFKLSSNGQFFDPYHECTVAVANVICALCFGQRYSHDDQEFRALVGRNDKFGQTVGAGSLVDIMPWLQAFPNPVRSLYKSFKDLNQEFFDFVKDKITQHRQTYCPNITRDMSDAFIGHIEHGSGAGDGLSKDYVEGTVTDLLGAGQDTNSTALTWILLLLVKYPHIQVRLQEEVDLVVGRERLPKVEDKPRLPYLQAFIYETLRFTSFVPITIPHSTTSDVLINGFYIPNDTVVFVNQWSVNHDPDKWTNPEVFDPSRFLDGNGQIDRDLTYGVMIFSVGKRRCIGDQLSMLQIFLFASIILHQCSVLSHPGDQLSMDCINGLSLKPLPYRISVIARHGEGRFSQN; encoded by the coding sequence ATGGAAGCTATTGACCAGGTTTCAGAACCATGGATGGACTGGAAGGAGAAGATCCAACCTGCTCTCATATTCTCCTTTGCATTTCTGATCTGCCTGGAAGCGTGTATGTGGGTGAGGAGCCATGGACAGAAAAATACTCCCCCTGGACCTTTTCCCTGGCCTTTGATGGGTAATGTCATGCAACTTGGCCAAATGCCACACCTCACTTTCTGTAAGATGGCACAAAAGTATGGCAATGTCTTCCAGATCCGGCTAGGCAGGCATGACATCATTGTCCTGAATGGAGAGTCCACCATCAAACAAGCCCTGATCAAGTatggagcagaatttgcaggtaGACCTAACTTCACCTCTTTCCAGGTAGTCTCTGGGGGTAAGAGCATGGCTTTTGGTAGGTACACCAACCTATGGAAGGCTCACAAGAGAATAGCACACTCAACCCTTCGAGCTTTCTCCACCATAAATACAGACACCACTAGGCTCTTCGAGCAGCATGTGTCTGCAGAGGTCCAGGACTTGATTAGAATCTTCTTTAAACTGAGCTCCAATGGCCAATTCTTTGACCCATACCATGAGTGCACTGTAGCCGTGGCCAATGTTATCTGTGCCCTGTGCTTTGGCCAGCGCTATAGCCATGATGATCAGGAGTTCAGAGCTCTGGTTGGCAGAAATGACAAATTTGGTCAGACTGTTGGAGCTGGGAGCCTTGTGGATATCATGCCCTGGCTTCAAGCATTTCCAAACCCTGTCCGCAGTCTCTACAAGAGCTTCAAGGACCTCAACCAGGAGTTTTTTGATTTTGTGAAAGATAAAATAACTCAACATCGCCAAACGTACTGTCCCAACATAACCAGGGACATGAGTGATGCTTTCATAGGACACATAGAGCATGGGTCTGGGGCCGGAGATGGACTGAGCAAGGACTATGTTGAAGGAACAGTGACAGATCTGCTGGGAGCAGGACAggacacaaattccacagctctTACTTGGATCCTTCTCCTCCTCGTCAAGTACCCTCACATCCAGGTGAGACTGCAAGAAGAGGTAGACCTGGTGGTGGGACGGGAGAGACTTCCCAAAGTAGAGGACAAGCCAAGGCTCCCCTATCTCCAAGCATTTATCTATGAAACCCTGCGTTTCACCAGCTTTGTCCCTATAACTATTCCTCACTCCACCACCAGTGATGTCCTCATCAATGGCTTCTACATTCCCAATGACACGGTGGTGTTTGTCAACCAGTGGTCTGTGAACCATGATCCGGACAAATGGACCAACCCAGAGGTCTTCGATCCTAGCAGGTTTCTCGATGGGAATGGACAGATTGACCGAGACCTGACTTATGGGGTAATGATATTCTCAGTGGGCAAGAGGCGATGCATTGGAGACCAGCTGTCCATGCTGCAGATCTTCCTCTTCGCCTCCATTATACttcaccagtgttcggttctgtCCCACCCAGGAGACCAGCTCAGCATGGACTGTATCAATGGCCTGTCTCTCAAACCACTGCCATACAGGATCTCTGTAATAGCAAGACATGGCGAGGGTCGCTTCAGCCAAAACTGA